A genomic window from Agrobacterium tumefaciens includes:
- a CDS encoding VOC family protein, with amino-acid sequence MKNGVQVVGLYVHDQDEALQFYVEKLGFRVHTDARNGDYRWLTVQHPDQPDFQLGLFRPQTPTVDEATAQDLNEAVAKGAMPPLVLVVEDCQKAFNAMHKRGVEFTQEPITRYGSVDASFRDPSGNGWKLVQAR; translated from the coding sequence ATGAAAAATGGTGTTCAAGTCGTCGGGCTTTACGTTCATGACCAGGACGAGGCGCTGCAATTTTATGTCGAAAAACTTGGATTTCGTGTGCATACGGACGCACGCAACGGCGATTATCGCTGGTTGACCGTGCAGCATCCGGACCAGCCGGATTTTCAGCTCGGCCTGTTTCGGCCGCAGACTCCGACCGTTGACGAGGCGACGGCGCAGGATCTGAACGAAGCCGTGGCCAAGGGCGCCATGCCGCCTTTGGTTCTGGTGGTCGAGGATTGCCAGAAGGCCTTTAACGCCATGCACAAACGCGGCGTCGAATTCACCCAGGAACCGATCACGCGTTACGGCTCGGTGGATGCGAGTTTCCGCGACCCTTCCGGCAATGGCTGGAAGCTCGTTCAGGCCCGTTGA
- a CDS encoding ABC transporter ATP-binding protein, whose translation MSGNALCRIDDLSVRYTAADSPALCKVSLTIRQGQRLAIIGESGSGKSTLGKAIAGLLPRTVRVSGDISWSRDSGLFTGRPMPGRDIGTIFQDTGATLNPVLTIGEQVAEGAVRHLGLSWKAARDLGRDLLEKVRLPHPSHLLSAYPHQLSGGQRQRVAIAAAIAARPSILIADEATSALDTVTQAAIATLLDDLVREEERTLVFITHDIGLASSLADDIAVLSAGELVEHGPARRVLSAPAHAYTRTLLADYLDLSTPPLVSEAAP comes from the coding sequence ATGAGCGGCAACGCCCTTTGCCGGATCGACGACCTCAGCGTCCGCTACACCGCGGCCGACAGCCCGGCGCTGTGCAAGGTTTCCCTGACGATACGGCAGGGACAAAGGCTGGCGATCATCGGCGAAAGCGGCTCGGGCAAATCCACACTCGGCAAGGCAATCGCCGGTCTTCTTCCCAGAACAGTACGGGTCTCGGGCGATATATCCTGGAGCCGCGACAGTGGTCTTTTCACCGGCAGGCCGATGCCGGGGCGCGATATCGGCACGATCTTTCAGGATACCGGCGCGACGCTGAACCCGGTCCTGACCATCGGCGAACAGGTGGCCGAAGGCGCGGTGCGGCATCTCGGTCTCTCCTGGAAAGCGGCGCGCGATCTTGGCCGCGATCTTCTGGAAAAGGTGCGGCTGCCGCATCCCTCCCATCTGCTCTCCGCCTATCCGCACCAGCTTTCCGGCGGACAGAGGCAACGTGTGGCGATTGCCGCCGCCATTGCGGCGCGCCCTTCGATCCTGATTGCCGACGAGGCGACGAGCGCGCTCGACACGGTGACCCAGGCGGCCATCGCCACCCTTCTCGATGATCTCGTGCGCGAGGAAGAAAGGACGCTTGTTTTCATCACCCATGATATCGGTCTTGCCTCCAGCCTTGCCGACGACATCGCGGTTTTAAGCGCCGGAGAGCTGGTGGAACACGGCCCGGCCCGTCGGGTGCTTTCCGCGCCCGCGCATGCCTACACCCGGACCCTGCTTGCCGATTACCTCGATCTTTCGACCCCGCCGCTCGTCAGCGAGGCCGCGCCATGA
- a CDS encoding ABC transporter permease, translating to MNFVLRLLRSFEGVTGTVILTLLAVTALSAPLLFPGDPLAIVGEPLIAPFTDVALPLGTDRLGRNVLAELAHGAQASLLVGMGAAAAALVFGTVIGTIAGFAGGLVDEALMRVTDAFQIVPNFLLALAFVSTIGPSMPTVILAIALGAWADPARLMRAQVLSIRERDYVQSARAIGMHPLEIAFRQILPNALPPVLALAAIIVAAAILTEAALSFLGLGDPNIVTWGSMIAEGRNVLRSAAFLSVIPGIGLLVTVLGVYLLGEGINRAMATRRQAP from the coding sequence ATGAATTTCGTTCTCCGGCTCCTGCGCAGCTTCGAAGGTGTGACGGGCACCGTCATCCTCACATTGCTGGCGGTGACCGCGCTTTCCGCTCCACTCCTGTTCCCCGGTGACCCGCTGGCGATCGTCGGCGAGCCGCTGATTGCGCCCTTTACGGATGTCGCCCTGCCGCTCGGCACCGACCGGCTGGGCCGCAATGTGCTGGCCGAACTTGCCCATGGCGCGCAGGCATCGCTGCTCGTCGGCATGGGTGCGGCCGCCGCAGCACTTGTTTTCGGCACCGTTATCGGCACGATTGCCGGTTTTGCCGGCGGCCTCGTGGATGAAGCGCTGATGCGCGTCACCGATGCCTTCCAGATCGTGCCGAACTTCCTGCTGGCGCTTGCCTTCGTCAGCACCATCGGCCCCTCCATGCCGACAGTCATTCTGGCCATTGCGCTCGGCGCATGGGCGGATCCGGCACGGCTGATGCGGGCGCAGGTGCTGAGCATCCGCGAGCGCGATTATGTGCAATCCGCCCGCGCCATCGGCATGCATCCGCTGGAAATCGCCTTCCGGCAAATATTGCCCAATGCCCTGCCGCCGGTTCTGGCGCTCGCCGCCATCATCGTCGCCGCCGCCATCCTCACCGAGGCCGCGCTCTCCTTCCTCGGGCTTGGCGATCCCAATATCGTCACCTGGGGTTCGATGATCGCGGAAGGACGCAACGTGCTCCGCTCAGCGGCGTTCCTGTCCGTCATCCCCGGCATCGGCCTGCTGGTCACGGTACTCGGCGTCTACCTTCTCGGAGAAGGCATCAACAGGGCGATGGCAACGAGGAGGCAAGCGCCATGA
- a CDS encoding pyridoxal-phosphate-dependent aminotransferase family protein produces the protein MPAPDYALLLDPPAFPAERYAMLADRLAALMGTKNDVLLIQAEAVLALEAAATSLARPGLRALNIVTSPYGAWFGGWLERGGATVRNLTASPAKPVTLAEVERALDEGPGFDLLAIVHAESASGILNPLPAIAALAQARGVITLVDAVASIGGHAFEVDRLGIDIAVIGPQKALAGPAGISAISVSPEAWELLSHDKAPSNSMLSLLDQKQLWLDAGRGALPGTPAPLEFYALEAALDRIEAEGLPAANERHERAAAATRHGIRALGIPTWVEDAHASALVSTAILPDTVEAGAFLAAISKEHGADISAGVGPGAERLIRLNHTGRRAHPQAVKANIAAVSSALKNLGHATDTDSALQAAAKSYSEAASKEV, from the coding sequence ATGCCCGCCCCGGATTACGCATTGCTCCTCGACCCGCCCGCTTTCCCGGCCGAACGTTACGCCATGCTGGCCGACCGGCTGGCGGCCCTGATGGGCACAAAAAACGACGTGCTGCTGATACAGGCGGAAGCCGTGCTGGCGCTGGAGGCGGCGGCGACAAGCCTTGCGCGGCCGGGGCTGAGGGCGCTCAACATCGTCACCAGCCCCTATGGCGCATGGTTCGGCGGCTGGCTGGAGCGCGGCGGCGCGACGGTGCGCAACCTGACGGCCAGCCCGGCAAAGCCGGTGACGCTGGCCGAGGTGGAACGGGCGCTGGATGAAGGGCCGGGTTTCGATCTTCTCGCCATCGTGCATGCGGAATCGGCAAGCGGCATTCTCAACCCCCTGCCCGCCATCGCCGCGCTCGCGCAGGCCAGAGGCGTTATCACCCTTGTCGATGCCGTCGCCTCGATTGGCGGCCATGCCTTCGAGGTCGACAGGCTGGGCATTGATATCGCTGTCATCGGGCCGCAGAAGGCGCTGGCTGGCCCGGCCGGCATATCGGCCATCTCGGTCAGCCCAGAAGCGTGGGAACTTCTTTCGCACGACAAGGCGCCCAGCAACTCCATGCTCTCGCTTCTCGACCAGAAACAGCTCTGGCTGGATGCCGGCCGCGGCGCGCTGCCCGGAACGCCGGCGCCGCTGGAATTCTACGCGCTGGAGGCGGCGCTCGACAGGATTGAGGCGGAGGGTCTGCCAGCCGCCAATGAGCGCCACGAGCGGGCAGCGGCGGCCACCCGTCATGGCATCAGGGCACTCGGCATTCCCACTTGGGTGGAAGACGCGCACGCATCAGCCCTCGTTTCCACGGCGATCCTGCCGGATACCGTCGAAGCCGGAGCGTTTCTCGCCGCCATATCCAAGGAGCATGGCGCGGATATTTCCGCCGGCGTCGGCCCCGGCGCGGAGCGGCTGATAAGGCTCAACCACACCGGCCGGCGCGCGCATCCGCAAGCGGTGAAAGCCAATATCGCAGCCGTCTCAAGCGCCCTGAAAAACCTCGGCCATGCCACCGATACCGATTCCGCACTGCAAGCGGCTGCAAAGAGCTATTCCGAGGCCGCTTCGAAAGAGGTTTGA
- a CDS encoding ABC transporter permease translates to MKRATSLLRRRALSAIPVLLIVLIFTFVLLENASGDAVDAYLVSIGGGDAGLRDALREQYGLNGSMLARFWLYASSVLRLDLGWSLAFDRPVLGLILERLPNTLLLMGSATALAFILGTALGIVAGARPGGLTDRVLSTLSLTLYATPGFWLGLVLAIVFAVQLRWLPTSGIETIASGKQGFARALDIARHLVLPVASLGLIYLALFLRVMRTAMAAVWPLDFVLFAASKGLSRRRIVLRHVARNAALPLITVLGLQAATMLGGSVVIESVFAIPGFGRLAQEAVSGRDTPLLMGIILTSAVFVILVNLVVDILYSVLDPRIGSGESAA, encoded by the coding sequence GTGAAACGTGCGACGTCTTTGCTGCGGCGAAGGGCACTCAGCGCCATTCCGGTGCTGCTGATCGTTCTCATCTTCACCTTCGTCCTGCTTGAAAATGCCTCCGGTGATGCGGTGGATGCCTATCTAGTTTCCATCGGCGGCGGCGATGCCGGGCTGCGGGACGCGCTGCGCGAGCAATATGGCCTCAACGGTTCGATGCTCGCCCGTTTCTGGCTTTATGCCAGTTCGGTGCTGCGGCTCGATCTTGGCTGGTCGCTTGCCTTTGACCGGCCGGTGCTGGGGCTGATCCTTGAGCGGCTGCCGAACACGCTGTTGTTGATGGGCAGTGCCACGGCACTCGCCTTCATCCTCGGCACCGCGCTCGGCATCGTCGCCGGCGCGCGTCCCGGCGGGCTGACGGACCGCGTACTCTCCACCTTGTCGCTCACGCTTTACGCCACACCCGGCTTCTGGCTCGGCCTCGTTCTGGCCATCGTCTTTGCCGTGCAGCTTCGCTGGCTGCCAACCTCGGGCATAGAAACCATCGCCTCGGGCAAACAGGGATTTGCAAGGGCGCTGGATATTGCCCGCCATCTCGTGCTGCCAGTCGCCAGCCTCGGCCTCATCTATCTGGCGCTGTTCCTGCGCGTCATGCGCACCGCCATGGCGGCAGTCTGGCCGCTGGATTTCGTGCTCTTTGCCGCGTCCAAGGGGCTTTCCAGACGGCGCATCGTGTTGCGTCACGTTGCCCGCAACGCGGCGCTGCCGCTCATCACTGTGCTTGGCCTGCAGGCCGCCACCATGCTGGGCGGCAGCGTGGTGATCGAAAGCGTCTTTGCCATTCCGGGTTTCGGCCGGCTGGCGCAGGAGGCTGTCAGCGGCCGCGATACGCCGCTCCTGATGGGCATTATCCTCACCAGCGCCGTCTTCGTCATCCTCGTCAATCTCGTCGTCGACATTCTCTATTCCGTTCTCGATCCGCGCATCGGCAGCGGGGAGAGTGCGGCATGA
- a CDS encoding helix-turn-helix domain-containing protein, giving the protein MLLLRRLLRARDHMDAAPHEAWPVSRLAKVSGASQAHFARSFRDAFGIPPHRYLLTRRVERAVALLRDTDFPVIDIALQTGWNSIGTFGRVFRDVTGENPSEVRRQMRLSPANFEQVPHCFVSAAHRPHLTIAVSEKRRQAKGATHGE; this is encoded by the coding sequence TTGTTGCTCCTGCGCCGCCTGCTGCGCGCCAGGGATCATATGGACGCGGCACCGCATGAGGCATGGCCCGTTTCACGCCTTGCAAAAGTCAGCGGTGCCTCGCAGGCGCATTTCGCAAGATCGTTTCGCGATGCCTTCGGCATACCCCCTCACCGCTATCTGCTGACCCGCCGGGTGGAGCGCGCCGTGGCGCTTTTGCGCGACACCGACTTTCCAGTCATCGACATCGCCTTGCAGACCGGCTGGAACAGCATCGGCACATTTGGCCGCGTCTTCCGCGATGTAACCGGTGAGAACCCGAGCGAAGTGCGACGACAAATGCGGCTTTCGCCTGCCAATTTCGAGCAGGTTCCCCATTGCTTCGTCAGCGCCGCCCACCGCCCCCATCTCACAATCGCAGTTTCGGAGAAGCGCCGACAGGCGAAAGGCGCTACGCATGGTGAGTGA
- a CDS encoding ABC transporter ATP-binding protein produces the protein MNETLLSVDGLCKNYRTGARTVTALSDISFSLKRGETLGLAGPSGCGKSTLARILMRLIPADEGAVRFENRNWLALGGSALRAARQQMQMVFQDTHGAFNPRATVEDAIGEPLRIHRIVQRRDRPAEIHRLLDRVGLPAAYAGRSVFELSGGQRQRVAIARAIAPKPSLLILDEAVSALDVSVRRQILELLVEIQRETAISCIFVSHDLAVIRAVCHRVAIMETGRIVEIGGTGAIISAPQSSTARSLIAAAPRLTTTMQG, from the coding sequence ATGAACGAAACCCTTCTGAGCGTGGATGGCCTTTGCAAAAACTACCGCACCGGCGCAAGAACGGTGACGGCGCTCTCCGATATCTCGTTTTCGCTCAAGCGTGGCGAGACGCTGGGGCTTGCCGGCCCCTCCGGCTGCGGGAAATCGACACTGGCGCGCATCCTCATGCGGCTGATCCCCGCCGACGAAGGCGCGGTCCGTTTTGAAAACCGCAACTGGCTTGCACTCGGCGGCAGCGCATTGCGCGCCGCCCGGCAACAGATGCAGATGGTGTTTCAGGATACGCATGGTGCCTTCAACCCCCGCGCAACCGTCGAAGATGCCATAGGCGAGCCGTTGCGCATTCACCGCATCGTTCAGAGGCGTGACCGCCCGGCGGAAATACACCGCCTTCTCGACCGTGTCGGCCTGCCCGCCGCCTATGCCGGCCGCTCCGTTTTCGAACTTTCGGGCGGGCAGAGGCAGCGTGTGGCGATTGCGCGCGCCATTGCGCCCAAACCGTCGCTTCTCATTCTGGACGAAGCGGTCTCGGCGCTCGATGTTTCGGTTCGCCGGCAGATTCTCGAACTTCTGGTGGAAATACAGCGGGAAACGGCGATTTCCTGTATTTTCGTGTCCCACGATCTCGCCGTCATCCGCGCCGTCTGCCACCGTGTCGCGATCATGGAGACGGGTCGGATCGTCGAAATCGGCGGGACCGGGGCCATCATTTCCGCGCCGCAATCCTCAACCGCCAGAAGCCTGATCGCCGCTGCCCCTCGGCTCACCACCACCATGCAAGGATAA